Proteins co-encoded in one Paenibacillus thermoaerophilus genomic window:
- the gndA gene encoding NADP-dependent phosphogluconate dehydrogenase — protein MSKQQIGVIGLAVMGKNLALNIESRGYSVSVYNRSRNRTDEMIAENPGKNLFPTYTLEEFVASLEKPRKILIMVMAGAPTDETIDQLVPLLEEGDILIDGGNAYFPDTQRRNKALEAKGIRFIGAGVSGGEEGALKGPAIMPGGQEDAYRLVEPILTAISAKVNGDPCCTYIGPDGAGHYVKMVHNGIEYGDMQLICEAYQLLKDVLGAEAPELHEIFAEWNRGELDSYLIEITADIFTKYDPETGKPMVDVILDKAGQKGTGKWTSQSALDLGVPLTMITESVFSRFLSAMKEERVAASRVLKGPQSQPFDGDRKAFIEAVRRALYASKICSYAQGFAQMRAASEHYGWNLNYGNIAMIFRGGCIIRARFLQNIKDAYDRNPDLRNLLMDEYFGGVIAQYQDAWRQVVATAVSRGIPVPGFSSALAYYDSYRTERLPANLLQAQRDYFGAHTFQRVDKEGTFHFQWIN, from the coding sequence ATGTCCAAGCAGCAAATTGGCGTCATCGGTCTGGCCGTCATGGGCAAAAACCTGGCGCTGAACATCGAAAGCCGCGGGTACAGCGTATCCGTGTATAACCGTTCGCGCAACCGCACCGACGAGATGATCGCGGAAAACCCGGGCAAAAATCTGTTCCCGACCTATACGCTGGAAGAATTCGTAGCGTCGCTGGAAAAACCGCGCAAAATCTTGATCATGGTCATGGCGGGCGCCCCGACGGACGAAACGATCGATCAGCTCGTGCCTCTGCTCGAGGAAGGGGATATCCTGATCGACGGCGGCAACGCTTATTTCCCGGACACGCAGCGCCGCAACAAAGCGCTTGAAGCGAAGGGCATCCGTTTCATCGGCGCGGGCGTCTCGGGCGGCGAAGAGGGCGCGCTGAAAGGTCCGGCCATCATGCCGGGCGGCCAGGAGGACGCCTACCGTCTCGTCGAGCCGATTCTGACGGCCATCTCCGCCAAAGTCAACGGCGATCCTTGCTGCACGTATATCGGACCGGACGGAGCGGGGCACTATGTCAAAATGGTGCATAACGGCATCGAGTACGGCGACATGCAGCTCATCTGCGAAGCTTACCAGTTGCTGAAGGACGTGCTGGGAGCCGAGGCTCCGGAACTGCACGAGATTTTCGCCGAGTGGAACCGGGGCGAGCTCGACAGCTACCTGATCGAGATTACGGCCGACATCTTCACGAAATACGATCCGGAAACCGGCAAGCCGATGGTCGACGTCATCCTCGACAAAGCCGGCCAAAAAGGCACCGGAAAATGGACAAGCCAAAGCGCGCTGGATCTCGGCGTGCCGCTGACGATGATTACGGAGAGCGTCTTCTCCCGCTTCCTGTCGGCGATGAAGGAAGAGCGCGTGGCCGCGAGCCGCGTGCTGAAAGGGCCTCAGTCCCAGCCGTTCGACGGCGACCGCAAAGCGTTTATCGAAGCGGTCCGCCGCGCCCTGTACGCGAGCAAAATTTGCTCCTACGCCCAAGGCTTCGCGCAAATGCGCGCCGCTTCGGAGCATTACGGCTGGAACCTGAACTACGGCAACATCGCGATGATCTTCCGGGGCGGCTGCATCATCCGGGCCCGCTTCCTGCAAAACATCAAGGATGCGTACGACCGCAATCCGGATCTGCGCAACCTGCTGATGGACGAATATTTCGGCGGGGTGATCGCGCAATACCAGGACGCATGGCGTCAAGTGGTCGCCACGGCGGTATCCCGCGGCATTCCGGTGCCGGGCTTCTCGTCGGCGCTGGCGTACTACGACAGCTACCGCACCGAACGGCTGCCGGCCAACCTGCTGCAGGCGCAGCGCGACTACTTCGGCGCGCATACGTTCCAGCGCGTCGACAAGGAAGGCACGTTCCACTTCCAGTGGATCAACTGA
- the crcB gene encoding fluoride efflux transporter CrcB: MPNKGGSPAWAAKYGLIGLAGVAGALCRWRLGLLLNPEPGGAFPAGTFAVNLAGCLLLGYLNARFATGVRLKPVYRSAITAGFIGSFTTFSALSYETLALWRSGHAATAVLYAAVSAAAGLACVAAGEKWAGRPRRRDGA; the protein is encoded by the coding sequence ATGCCGAATAAGGGCGGCAGTCCGGCATGGGCGGCCAAGTACGGTTTGATCGGGCTCGCCGGCGTCGCGGGGGCGTTGTGCCGGTGGCGGCTAGGGCTGCTGCTTAATCCGGAACCAGGCGGCGCGTTCCCGGCCGGCACGTTCGCCGTCAATCTGGCGGGTTGTTTGCTGCTCGGCTATTTGAACGCCCGCTTCGCGACGGGCGTCCGCCTGAAGCCCGTATACCGGTCGGCGATCACGGCCGGATTCATCGGGTCGTTCACGACTTTTTCCGCCCTTAGCTACGAGACGCTCGCCTTGTGGCGGTCGGGACATGCGGCAACCGCTGTGCTGTATGCGGCCGTCAGCGCGGCTGCGGGACTCGCGTGCGTGGCAGCGGGAGAGAAGTGGGCCGGACGGCCGCGCCGGAGGGACGGAGCATGA
- a CDS encoding shikimate kinase produces MNNIVLVGFMGTGKSTVGRALAERLGWSFVDSDARIVEKAGVDIPSIFAASGESGFRELEREVIGELMAGCRQVVATGGGAVLSERNREAMLGGGFVVALLAERDVIIERVRGDANRPLLAGDLEARVDKLLAERAGAYDFAHLSIDTGGMTPEEAARVIAEAYAARRPGGIHAE; encoded by the coding sequence ATGAATAATATCGTGTTGGTCGGATTTATGGGGACGGGCAAATCGACGGTCGGCCGAGCGCTGGCCGAACGTCTCGGCTGGTCCTTCGTCGATTCGGATGCGCGGATCGTGGAGAAGGCGGGAGTCGATATTCCGTCGATATTCGCCGCCAGCGGCGAAAGCGGATTCCGCGAGCTGGAGCGCGAAGTTATCGGCGAGCTGATGGCCGGATGCAGGCAGGTCGTCGCAACCGGCGGCGGGGCCGTGCTGTCCGAGCGCAACCGCGAGGCTATGCTCGGCGGAGGGTTTGTCGTCGCGCTGCTCGCGGAGCGGGACGTCATTATCGAGCGGGTGCGCGGCGACGCCAACCGGCCGCTGCTTGCGGGCGACCTGGAGGCGCGGGTAGACAAGCTGCTCGCCGAGAGGGCCGGCGCCTACGACTTCGCGCATCTGTCCATCGATACGGGCGGCATGACGCCGGAGGAAGCGGCGCGAGTCATCGCGGAGGCTTATGCGGCGAGACGGCCGGGCGGTATCCATGCCGAATAA
- a CDS encoding fluoride efflux transporter FluC produces MNAMDILLVAAGGFAGAVVRAAVSEFANRPYPRAIPYGTLSVNVAGSFLIGCLSDAGAALTLLASSGFCGALTTFSTLSWELLRLGRQDKRRAVVYGALSYGLGLAATAAGLWLS; encoded by the coding sequence ATGAACGCGATGGATATTCTGCTTGTGGCGGCGGGCGGATTCGCCGGAGCGGTGGTGCGGGCCGCCGTGTCGGAATTTGCGAATCGGCCATACCCAAGGGCGATTCCTTATGGTACACTGTCAGTAAATGTCGCGGGCAGCTTCCTGATCGGATGTCTGTCGGATGCCGGCGCCGCGCTGACTCTGCTGGCTTCCTCCGGTTTCTGCGGCGCGTTGACGACGTTTTCGACGCTTAGTTGGGAGCTGCTGCGGCTCGGCCGGCAAGACAAACGGCGAGCCGTCGTCTATGGGGCCCTCAGCTACGGATTGGGCCTGGCGGCCACGGCTGCGGGCTTATGGCTGTCCTGA
- the aroA gene encoding 3-phosphoshikimate 1-carboxyvinyltransferase, translated as MKAIVRPTSSLKGEIQALSSKNYTTRYMLAAALAEGESTVRFPARSEDSDAMRRCIRDLGAELREEGETMTIVGFGRHPKPVKELDVGNAGAVLRFLMSVAAFCPEVTFVNKYPQSLGKRPHQDLIDALQQMNVRVTHNDGKLPITIYGGSPKGGRIEVSGSVSSQYLSSLLFMTPLLDEDSEITVLHDLKSKIIVGQTLEVLEQAGIRIEASDDLMHYRVPGRQRYRPQEYVVQGDYPGSAAILAAAAVTESDVVVHRLSEFSRQGERAVVDVLRAMNVPLTHANGDVHVKGNGKLKAVEFDGDQFTDAVLAMVAAAVFAEGTSRFYNVENLRYKECDRITDFLNELRKAGADVEERQSEIIVHGRPEGVEGGVEIDAHFDHRVIMALTVVGLRSHKGLTIRDAHHVAKSYPQYFDHLRSLGAQVDWADD; from the coding sequence ATGAAAGCAATTGTACGTCCCACTTCTTCTCTCAAAGGCGAGATTCAAGCGTTATCCAGCAAAAACTACACGACCCGCTACATGCTGGCGGCGGCCTTGGCCGAAGGCGAAAGCACCGTGAGGTTTCCCGCCCGCAGCGAAGACAGCGACGCGATGAGACGGTGCATCCGCGACCTCGGGGCGGAGCTTCGCGAAGAAGGCGAGACGATGACGATCGTCGGCTTCGGACGCCATCCCAAGCCGGTCAAAGAACTGGATGTGGGCAACGCGGGGGCCGTCCTGCGGTTTCTGATGTCCGTCGCGGCGTTTTGCCCGGAGGTGACGTTCGTCAATAAATATCCCCAGTCGCTCGGCAAGCGTCCGCATCAGGACCTGATCGATGCGCTTCAGCAGATGAACGTGCGCGTGACGCACAACGACGGCAAGCTGCCGATCACGATTTACGGAGGCTCGCCGAAAGGCGGCCGCATCGAAGTGTCGGGCAGCGTCAGCTCGCAGTACCTCAGCTCGCTGCTGTTCATGACGCCTCTGCTCGACGAGGACAGCGAGATCACGGTGCTGCACGACCTGAAGTCGAAAATCATCGTGGGCCAGACGCTTGAAGTGCTGGAGCAGGCGGGAATCCGCATCGAGGCCAGCGACGATCTGATGCATTATCGCGTGCCGGGACGCCAACGCTACCGTCCGCAGGAATATGTCGTGCAGGGTGACTATCCGGGATCGGCCGCGATTTTGGCCGCCGCTGCGGTGACCGAATCCGACGTCGTCGTACACCGGTTGTCGGAGTTCAGCCGCCAGGGCGAGCGGGCCGTCGTCGACGTGCTGCGGGCCATGAACGTGCCGCTCACGCACGCGAACGGAGACGTCCATGTGAAGGGCAACGGCAAGCTGAAGGCCGTCGAGTTCGACGGCGATCAATTTACGGACGCGGTTCTTGCCATGGTGGCGGCCGCCGTATTCGCCGAAGGCACGTCCCGTTTCTATAACGTGGAGAATCTCCGCTACAAGGAATGCGACCGCATCACCGACTTCCTGAACGAGCTGCGCAAGGCGGGTGCGGACGTCGAGGAACGCCAGAGCGAGATCATCGTGCACGGCCGTCCGGAAGGCGTCGAAGGCGGCGTCGAGATCGACGCGCACTTCGACCATCGCGTCATTATGGCCCTGACGGTCGTCGGTTTGCGCTCCCACAAGGGATTAACGATTCGCGACGCCCATCACGTCGCCAAGTCCTACCCGCAATATTTCGATCACCTGCGGTCGCTCGGGGCTCAAGTCGATTGGGCGGACGATTAA
- a CDS encoding SDR family oxidoreductase: MNLFDLTGKTAVIIGGNSTLGGSMAVGLGGHGADVAVVGRNEEKSEAVVKQIEAVGGKAKAFKADTTSEADLRRVLAEVLEWTGRVDVLMNCPGKNSSTPFFELTMEEWDSIMEVNLKGVVLACQIFGKHMVESGNGGSIINISSVSSDPPLSKVFTYSASKAGVNSVTKFLAREFAPARVRVNAIIPGFFPAEQNRKILSPERVESIMKHTPMNRFGEASELQGAAVFLASERASGFVTGALIRVDGGFGAMTI, translated from the coding sequence ATGAACTTGTTTGATCTGACCGGCAAAACGGCTGTCATCATCGGAGGCAACAGCACGCTGGGGGGTTCCATGGCGGTCGGCTTGGGCGGACACGGCGCCGACGTGGCCGTCGTGGGACGAAACGAAGAGAAGAGCGAAGCGGTGGTCAAGCAGATCGAAGCGGTCGGGGGCAAAGCGAAGGCGTTTAAAGCCGATACGACCAGCGAAGCCGATCTGCGCCGCGTTCTGGCGGAAGTTCTCGAATGGACCGGCCGCGTCGACGTGCTGATGAACTGCCCGGGCAAAAACAGTTCGACGCCGTTCTTCGAGCTGACGATGGAGGAATGGGATTCCATCATGGAAGTGAATCTCAAAGGCGTCGTACTAGCCTGCCAGATTTTCGGCAAACATATGGTGGAATCGGGCAACGGCGGCAGCATTATCAACATCTCTTCGGTATCCTCGGACCCGCCGTTGTCGAAGGTGTTCACGTACAGCGCCTCCAAGGCCGGAGTCAACAGCGTCACCAAGTTCCTCGCCCGCGAATTCGCTCCGGCGCGCGTGCGCGTCAACGCCATCATTCCCGGCTTTTTCCCGGCGGAGCAAAACCGCAAGATTTTGTCTCCGGAGCGGGTCGAGTCGATCATGAAGCATACGCCGATGAACCGCTTCGGCGAAGCGAGCGAATTGCAGGGCGCAGCGGTGTTCCTGGCGTCCGAGCGGGCTTCCGGCTTCGTGACCGGCGCTCTGATCCGCGTGGACGGCGGATTTGGCGCGATGACCATCTGA
- a CDS encoding C39 family peptidase, whose translation MNTRKPTGSNRSRRNPLLQSLKICAAIFLVIGLSFASGTFGLILYGKVTGQYMPLAEAAAAVLRPGDDRSGLTAAAVSPSPEPSAEPAPAPWTKPASARLDAPAIRQHPELPSGCEIVSLTMLLQYLGVDKGKMELVKELPFDPTPMKMSGGRIVSWGDPNTGFVGDVTGKGRGYGVYHGPLFRVLSSYTDQAVDLTGSEFDEVEKMLALGSPVVAWTTINFRVPDKWVTWESPNGPVRATFIEHAVLLTGYDEEHVYVNDPWTGGKDVKVAKSRFVETWEAMGKQAISYKQA comes from the coding sequence ATGAATACGCGGAAGCCGACGGGTTCGAACCGTTCCAGGCGAAACCCGCTGCTGCAATCGCTCAAAATATGCGCCGCCATATTCCTCGTCATCGGTTTATCCTTCGCCAGCGGCACGTTCGGCCTGATCCTGTACGGCAAAGTGACCGGACAGTACATGCCTCTGGCCGAAGCGGCGGCCGCGGTGCTGCGGCCCGGCGACGACCGGTCCGGACTTACGGCGGCGGCGGTTTCCCCGTCGCCGGAGCCTTCGGCCGAACCCGCGCCGGCGCCGTGGACGAAGCCGGCGTCCGCCCGTCTGGACGCGCCGGCCATCCGGCAGCACCCGGAGCTGCCCTCCGGCTGCGAGATCGTCAGCCTGACGATGCTGCTTCAATATTTGGGCGTCGACAAGGGCAAAATGGAACTGGTCAAAGAGCTGCCGTTCGATCCGACTCCGATGAAAATGTCCGGCGGACGCATCGTATCCTGGGGCGACCCGAACACGGGGTTTGTCGGCGACGTGACGGGCAAGGGCAGAGGCTACGGCGTTTACCACGGTCCTCTGTTCCGGGTGCTTTCCTCATACACGGATCAGGCGGTGGATCTGACGGGAAGCGAGTTCGACGAGGTGGAGAAGATGCTGGCGCTCGGCTCGCCGGTCGTCGCCTGGACGACGATCAATTTCCGCGTGCCGGACAAGTGGGTGACGTGGGAATCGCCGAACGGTCCGGTCCGCGCCACCTTTATCGAGCATGCGGTGCTGCTGACGGGATACGACGAAGAGCACGTGTACGTGAACGATCCCTGGACCGGCGGAAAGGATGTTAAAGTCGCCAAATCCCGTTTCGTGGAGACGTGGGAAGCGATGGGCAAGCAAGCGATCTCCTACAAGCAAGCCTAA
- a CDS encoding CoA-binding protein produces the protein MPFENPDRETIQSILQHAENIAVVGLSADPEKTSHQVAAAMQAKGYRIIPVNPTAAGQTILGEKVYASLKDIPEPVDIVNVFRRPEHTPPIAEEAAAIGAKTLWLQLGIANEEAAEIAARAGMRVIMDRCIKVEDSILLPHGRNQGGSPS, from the coding sequence ATGCCATTTGAAAACCCTGACCGCGAGACGATCCAATCGATATTGCAGCACGCAGAAAATATTGCGGTGGTCGGCTTGTCCGCCGACCCGGAAAAAACGTCCCATCAAGTGGCCGCCGCGATGCAGGCGAAGGGCTACCGGATCATTCCGGTAAATCCGACGGCGGCGGGACAGACGATTCTGGGCGAAAAAGTATACGCATCCCTAAAGGACATTCCGGAGCCCGTCGATATCGTCAACGTGTTCCGCAGACCGGAGCATACGCCTCCGATCGCGGAGGAAGCCGCCGCAATCGGGGCCAAAACGTTATGGCTGCAGCTCGGCATCGCCAACGAAGAAGCCGCCGAGATCGCCGCGCGCGCGGGGATGCGCGTCATTATGGACAGATGCATCAAAGTGGAGGATTCCATCCTGCTGCCTCATGGCCGGAATCAAGGAGGTTCGCCGTCATGA